One part of the Olleya sp. YS genome encodes these proteins:
- a CDS encoding DUF3820 family protein encodes MQLQPDRDFLITLAHTKMPYGKYKDRFLIDLPEYYVVWYHNKGFPKGKLGDMLETVYTLKVNGLEQLVRTIKKQYPK; translated from the coding sequence GTGCAACTACAACCAGATAGGGACTTCCTAATTACATTGGCACATACTAAAATGCCTTATGGAAAATATAAAGACCGATTCTTAATAGATTTGCCAGAATATTATGTGGTGTGGTACCACAACAAAGGTTTCCCTAAAGGAAAACTAGGTGACATGCTAGAAACTGTTTACACGTTAAAAGTCAATGGTTTGGAGCAATTAGTTAGAACCATTAAAAAGCAGTATCCTAAGTAA